CCTGATTGAAATTAAAGAAAATTTCCTGCCCATATATAAAGGTCGAAGTTTTGAATTCTCTTTGTTTTTTATCAGTAATCGTTATATTTTCGCAACTGATACCATCGCCTTGCGATTTAATATTTAAGTTAGCATCAAAACTTACAGATTTGTTAAAATTACAAGAACTTGTAATTATTAAAATAGATAAAAAATAAAATAATTTCTTCATATGTATAAAATTTTTGAGCAATTTAATTATTATTCTTTAGCTGACAAAATTTTATTTGCTTCCGACAATTTTTCGGGGGTACCTATATCCATCCAAAATGATTCATTATCAATAAAAGCTTTAATTTTGTAAAAAGTGCATAGTTTAATGTAAGCTTCGGTTATTGAAAATACTTCGCCCCATGATTCTAGTAGTTGTAACATTTCGTTATTTATGACTTGAATACCACTAAAAGCCAATGGAACAAGTCGTTGTATTTTAGTGTTCGTAAGTTTTATTTCGTTATTAGCCATATTTTTCCAACCACATAATTCATGATATTCATTAAATAAAAAATATCGATTGGTTTTACGGCTTCGAACAACTAAGGTGGCTAAGTTTTGATTTTTTTCATGATATGTTAAAAGCTCTGATAAATTTAAATTACTCAAAATATCGACGTTGTATGCAATAAAATAAGGCTCATGTTTTAAAAGATTGCAAGCCTTTTTTAAACCACCGCCTGTTTCTAAAAGTTTTTCTCTTTCGTCAGAGATTTGAATATTTACATTATATTTTTTAGCGAGTATTATGGTTTGATGAATAACTTTTTCGGCATGATGATGAACATTTACCACAATATTTTGTATTTGGTGTTGTGCTAAATGAGCAATAACATGTTCGAGCAAAGTTTTCTGGTTAACTTCTACTAATGCTTTTGGGATGGTATTGGTTAAAGGTTTTAAGCGAGTGCCTAGTCCAGCTGCAAAAATCATTGCTGTTGCCATATTACTTCAATTCCCAATTTTGTTGATTTGTATGAATTACTTTAATATTTATATCGAATTTCTCTCTTATTTTTTTTGCCAGCTTTTCGGCACAATAAACAGAACGATGTTGTCCACCCGTACATCCAAAATTTACCATAAGATGTTCAAAATTACGTTCGATATACTTTTTAATACTTTCTTCGACTAACTGTTGACAGGCCGAGATGAATTTTTTTACTTCGTCGAATTGTTCCATATATTCCTTGACAGGTGAGTCTTTTCCTGTAAAATGTTTTAGATGCTCTATTTTACCAGGATTAGGCAAAGCGCGACAATCAAAAGCAAAGCCACCACCATTACCCGATGAATCGATGGGATATCCGTTTTTATATGCAAAACTTGTAATGGTTACAGTTAGTTTATCCGAAGAAGGTTTTTGTAAGCTTATAAGGTTGGGGTTTTCAAACTGTTGTTCAATAAGTGAGGCAATGTAAGGGAATTCTGATTTTATATGAGAAACTTTAAAAAGATATTTGAGATTTTTAAAAGCAGGGGCAAAGCTTTTAATAAAATGCTCTTTTTGCTCAAAAAGACCTCTATAGCCGTATGCTCCAAGTGCTTGAAGAATTCGTATAAAAACAAAAATATAGTACTGTTGCAGTGCTTGTTCTTTATTTATCGGAATACGATTGCTTATCTGCGATATATAATATTGAATAAGTTTATTGCGAAACGAAAAAGGCAGTTCAGCTTTTGCGTCAAAAAGCAGCGAAGCAATATCGTAAAAAATGGGTCCTCGGCGACCTCCCTGAAAATCGATGTAGTAAAGTTTATTGTCTTTTATCATAATATTTCGTGATTGAAAATCGCGAAACATAAAATAACAATTCTGAGCAGTGGACGCATCTTGAATAAGTTTTTGAAATTCTTCTTCTAGTTTTTTTTCGTTAAAAGGAGCATGAACCAATTTTAGGAACATGTATTTGAAATAATTAAGATCCCACTGTATGGCTTGCGAATCAAATGCTTCAACTGGATAACAATGACTAAAATCAAGCCCTTTTTCTGCAGAAAGTTGAAATTGTATTAAATCGTCAATAACTTGTTTGTAGCGTTGACTTATTTCAGGGCTTATGGTATTGTTTTTTTTTCGGTCTTCGGTTAAAAGCTGATACAGTGTAGTATCGCCCAAAT
This portion of the Bacteroidales bacterium genome encodes:
- a CDS encoding NTP transferase domain-containing protein, which codes for MATAMIFAAGLGTRLKPLTNTIPKALVEVNQKTLLEHVIAHLAQHQIQNIVVNVHHHAEKVIHQTIILAKKYNVNIQISDEREKLLETGGGLKKACNLLKHEPYFIAYNVDILSNLNLSELLTYHEKNQNLATLVVRSRKTNRYFLFNEYHELCGWKNMANNEIKLTNTKIQRLVPLAFSGIQVINNEMLQLLESWGEVFSITEAYIKLCTFYKIKAFIDNESFWMDIGTPEKLSEANKILSAKE
- a CDS encoding phosphotransferase, translating into MSSLLNNDIRLLVEDQIKRYLGSTFNHLIALPLSGSNRFYFRVILNKGTLIATYNEDILENEAFFYLQKFFYNLSLPVPQIVHIFDNKKLYLQEDLGDTTLYQLLTEDRKKNNTISPEISQRYKQVIDDLIQFQLSAEKGLDFSHCYPVEAFDSQAIQWDLNYFKYMFLKLVHAPFNEKKLEEEFQKLIQDASTAQNCYFMFRDFQSRNIMIKDNKLYYIDFQGGRRGPIFYDIASLLFDAKAELPFSFRNKLIQYYISQISNRIPINKEQALQQYYIFVFIRILQALGAYGYRGLFEQKEHFIKSFAPAFKNLKYLFKVSHIKSEFPYIASLIEQQFENPNLISLQKPSSDKLTVTITSFAYKNGYPIDSSGNGGGFAFDCRALPNPGKIEHLKHFTGKDSPVKEYMEQFDEVKKFISACQQLVEESIKKYIERNFEHLMVNFGCTGGQHRSVYCAEKLAKKIREKFDINIKVIHTNQQNWELK